The following proteins are co-located in the Micromonospora viridifaciens genome:
- the mycP gene encoding type VII secretion-associated serine protease mycosin, with protein sequence MKWLGNVTRDRQGASTAARRLAGRALLGMTATVTAVTGPLAPPAHAAPPAHAAATRPVWLAPVDSTTRVDEVRAEQWQLDELRAKTAWRTSTGRGVVVAVIDSGVDGSHPDLAGQVLPGIDLVSPDGAEGPDPVGHGTTVAGLIAGRADDDRGVVGLAPDARILPVRVLDDENRYDDALVVAKGVRWAVDKGARVINLSLGGSGDSPALAAALDYAFARDVVVVACTGNLATSNSPKVWYPAREPGVVAVAGLERDTQNLWSGSITGPETVLTAPATALAGARPGGYWRVQGTSFAAPLVTATAALIRARYPQMSAGDVINRMTSTARDLGPTGRDEQFGFGLVDPVAALTTDLPSVERNLLDDGDSPGVVGFGPAPGSASDASEAAGAGANPFTFTAPQQQSRWSARAAGQAAEPAPERLWAALALFVALVTATALMVRRLRQAHR encoded by the coding sequence ATGAAATGGCTGGGGAATGTGACCAGGGATCGGCAGGGAGCCTCGACCGCGGCCCGGCGGCTGGCCGGTCGCGCGCTACTCGGCATGACGGCCACCGTCACCGCCGTGACCGGTCCACTGGCCCCGCCGGCACACGCGGCCCCGCCGGCGCACGCGGCCGCGACCCGGCCGGTCTGGTTGGCCCCGGTGGACTCGACGACGCGGGTGGACGAGGTCCGCGCGGAGCAGTGGCAGCTCGACGAGCTGCGGGCGAAGACCGCCTGGCGTACGTCGACCGGGCGCGGCGTGGTGGTCGCGGTGATCGATTCCGGAGTGGACGGTTCCCATCCGGACCTGGCCGGTCAGGTGCTGCCCGGCATCGACCTGGTCTCCCCCGACGGCGCCGAGGGGCCGGACCCGGTGGGGCACGGCACCACCGTCGCCGGCCTGATCGCCGGGCGCGCCGACGACGACCGAGGTGTGGTCGGGCTGGCGCCGGACGCCCGCATCCTTCCGGTGCGGGTGCTCGACGACGAGAACCGCTACGACGACGCCCTGGTCGTCGCCAAGGGCGTGCGCTGGGCGGTCGACAAGGGCGCCCGCGTGATCAACCTGTCCCTCGGCGGCAGCGGCGACAGCCCGGCCCTGGCCGCGGCCCTCGACTACGCCTTCGCTCGGGACGTCGTGGTGGTCGCCTGCACCGGCAACCTGGCCACCTCGAACAGCCCGAAGGTGTGGTACCCGGCCCGCGAGCCGGGCGTGGTGGCCGTCGCCGGCTTGGAACGCGACACCCAGAACCTCTGGTCCGGCTCGATCACCGGCCCCGAGACCGTGCTCACCGCGCCGGCCACCGCGCTGGCCGGGGCCCGTCCCGGCGGGTACTGGCGGGTGCAGGGGACGAGCTTCGCGGCCCCGCTGGTCACCGCGACGGCCGCCCTCATCCGGGCGCGCTACCCGCAGATGTCCGCCGGGGACGTCATCAACCGGATGACCAGCACCGCCCGCGACCTCGGCCCCACCGGCCGGGACGAGCAGTTCGGCTTCGGCCTGGTGGATCCGGTGGCCGCCCTGACCACCGACCTGCCGTCCGTCGAGCGCAACCTGCTCGACGACGGCGACTCCCCCGGCGTGGTGGGCTTCGGCCCGGCACCCGGCTCGGCCTCGGACGCCTCGGAGGCCGCCGGCGCGGGGGCCAACCCGTTCACGTTCACCGCCCCGCAGCAGCAGAGCCGGTGGTCGG
- the eccCa gene encoding type VII secretion protein EccCa, with protein sequence MSTVVIKRPPRRPAPEIPAGELPVEAPPEIPVAAGGRWQQALMVLPMLGGTVAMAMMFGRGGGAYSYVVGGMFGLSSLAMLVTSWGGAGPKKSEMMAARREYLRHLATLRRLVRETAAAQRAGLHYRHPDPGRLWSTVDSHRVWERRPGDPDFAVVRVGVGPQTLATPLVPPVTRPLEELEPMTAGALRRFLDAYSVVADLPVALSLRSFARVFLRGPGVGQLQLGASDATQRPGAVMRPGTGSPAAQALARAVLTQLAVFHAPDELLIAVCAGPERRALWEWVKWLPHAHHPSRTDALGPVRLVASSAAELERLLEEVLASRSRFSPAGPATDGPHVVVVLDGGDLTGATHLAGDGGIDAVTVLDLDTPPPRLLDRYALLLDLADGRLRSHSAEGAAEVGLADGLDLASAEAVARRLAPLRLAGAVRGPDAPPGAEPGLPELLGIGDPESFTAEQGWAPRAARDRLRVPIGVGADGGAIELDLKESAQDGMGPHGLLIGATGSGKSELLRTLVLGLAATHSSEQLNFVLVDFKGGATFAPFERLPHTAAVITNLADALPLVDRMVAAINGELMRRQELLRRAGNFASLRDYERARAAGTPLAPLPSLLLICDEFSELLSAKPDFIDLFVQIGRLGRSLGVHLLLASQRLEEGRLRGLDTHLSYRIGLRTFSALESRTVLGVPDAYELPRNPGHGYLRAGTDPLVRFKAAYVSGPARRPGGAAGRAGGGQPRLLAFSTHLVPVPEPAAPVALPVAEEATESLLDLLVGRLAGQGPPAHQVWLPPLDSSPALDELLGPVGVDPVRGLTVGNPELHGALQVPVAMVDKPFEQRRDLLWLALDGAAGHVAVVGTTLSGRSTLLRTLICALALTHTPAEAQVYCLDLGGALGALRDLPHVGGVSGRADDTAVRRTVGEIVTLLAERERRFAEAGVESMAAWRRRRAAALAGGQPHTDPFGDVFLVIDSWNSLRTDYEDLEPLVTELATRGLAYGVHVVATALRWSDFRPAIRDLFGSRLELRLGDPADSHLVKRPVAATVPEKQPGRGITADGLHFLTAEPRVTGLGGETTDLVKAVVAAWTGPPAPRVRLLPPVLPYAELDQSGTSGLAFPIGVAEADLRPVVLDFATEPNFMVFGDAECGKSSFLRALATSIVNRFPPEQARVMLVDYRRSLMGTIETAHLIGYGTAAPHTTELIESAASYLQGRIPGPNVTPAELRSRSWWTGPELFVLVDDYDLVAGGPTNPLRALEEHLPHARDVGLHLVLARRSGGAGRTSYESIVQRLRELSTPGLVMSGGPEEGPLVGQVKAGPLPPGRGRLVTRREGVRLVQLAHLPPG encoded by the coding sequence GTGTCCACTGTCGTCATCAAGCGGCCGCCGCGCCGCCCGGCGCCGGAGATCCCGGCCGGCGAGCTGCCCGTGGAGGCGCCGCCGGAGATTCCCGTGGCCGCCGGCGGGCGCTGGCAGCAGGCGCTGATGGTGCTGCCCATGCTCGGCGGCACGGTGGCGATGGCGATGATGTTCGGCCGGGGCGGCGGCGCCTACTCGTACGTGGTGGGCGGCATGTTCGGGCTCTCCTCGCTGGCGATGCTGGTGACCTCCTGGGGCGGTGCCGGCCCGAAGAAGTCGGAGATGATGGCCGCCCGCCGGGAGTACCTGCGTCACCTGGCCACCCTGCGCCGCCTGGTCCGGGAGACCGCCGCGGCGCAGCGGGCCGGGCTCCACTACCGGCACCCCGACCCGGGGCGGCTGTGGTCGACCGTGGACAGCCACCGGGTGTGGGAGCGGCGGCCCGGCGACCCGGACTTCGCCGTGGTCCGGGTGGGGGTCGGGCCCCAGACGCTGGCCACCCCGCTGGTCCCACCGGTCACCCGACCGCTGGAGGAGCTGGAGCCGATGACCGCGGGCGCGCTGCGCCGCTTCCTCGACGCCTACTCGGTGGTGGCGGACCTGCCGGTGGCACTCTCGCTGCGTAGCTTCGCCCGGGTCTTCCTGCGCGGCCCGGGCGTGGGACAACTCCAGCTCGGCGCGTCGGACGCCACGCAGCGACCTGGAGCCGTCATGCGACCGGGCACCGGTTCGCCCGCCGCGCAGGCGCTGGCGCGGGCCGTGCTCACCCAGCTCGCGGTCTTCCACGCCCCCGACGAGCTGCTCATCGCGGTCTGCGCCGGGCCGGAACGGCGGGCGCTCTGGGAGTGGGTCAAGTGGCTGCCGCACGCCCACCACCCAAGCCGCACCGACGCGCTCGGCCCGGTCCGGCTGGTCGCCAGCTCCGCCGCCGAGCTGGAACGCCTCCTCGAAGAGGTGCTGGCGAGCCGGTCCCGGTTCAGCCCGGCCGGCCCGGCGACGGACGGCCCGCACGTGGTGGTGGTGCTCGACGGGGGCGACCTGACCGGGGCCACCCACCTGGCCGGCGACGGCGGCATCGACGCGGTCACCGTGCTCGACCTGGACACCCCGCCGCCCCGTCTGCTCGACCGGTACGCCCTCCTGCTCGATCTGGCCGACGGCCGGCTGCGCTCGCACTCCGCCGAGGGGGCCGCCGAGGTCGGCCTCGCCGACGGGCTGGACCTCGCCAGCGCCGAGGCGGTCGCCCGCCGGCTCGCCCCGCTACGGCTCGCCGGCGCGGTCCGCGGACCAGACGCCCCGCCCGGCGCCGAGCCGGGCCTGCCCGAGCTGCTCGGCATCGGCGACCCGGAAAGCTTCACGGCCGAGCAGGGCTGGGCGCCCCGGGCCGCCCGGGACCGGCTGCGGGTGCCGATCGGGGTGGGCGCCGACGGCGGCGCGATCGAGCTGGACCTCAAGGAGTCGGCGCAGGACGGCATGGGTCCGCACGGTCTGCTCATCGGCGCGACCGGCTCCGGCAAGTCGGAGCTGCTCCGCACCCTGGTGCTCGGGCTGGCCGCCACGCACAGCTCGGAGCAGCTCAACTTCGTCCTGGTCGACTTCAAGGGCGGCGCCACCTTCGCGCCGTTCGAGCGGCTGCCGCACACCGCCGCGGTGATCACCAACCTGGCCGACGCGCTGCCGCTGGTCGACCGGATGGTCGCCGCGATCAACGGCGAGCTGATGCGCCGGCAGGAGCTGTTGCGCCGGGCCGGCAACTTCGCCAGCCTGCGCGACTACGAGCGGGCCCGAGCCGCCGGCACCCCGCTCGCCCCGCTGCCGTCGCTGCTGCTGATCTGCGACGAGTTCTCCGAGCTGCTCTCCGCCAAGCCGGACTTCATCGACCTGTTCGTCCAGATCGGCAGGTTGGGCCGGTCGCTCGGCGTACATCTGCTGCTGGCCAGCCAGCGGCTGGAAGAGGGCCGCCTACGGGGACTCGACACCCACCTGTCGTACCGGATCGGGTTACGGACCTTCTCGGCCCTCGAGTCGCGGACGGTGCTCGGCGTGCCGGACGCGTACGAGCTGCCCCGCAACCCCGGGCACGGCTACCTGCGCGCGGGCACCGACCCGCTGGTCCGGTTCAAGGCGGCGTACGTCTCGGGTCCGGCCCGCCGCCCGGGCGGTGCGGCGGGCCGGGCCGGCGGCGGTCAACCCCGGCTGCTGGCCTTCTCCACCCATCTCGTGCCGGTGCCGGAGCCGGCCGCTCCGGTCGCGCTCCCCGTCGCCGAGGAGGCCACCGAGAGCCTGCTCGACCTGCTGGTCGGGCGGCTCGCCGGGCAGGGGCCACCGGCGCACCAGGTGTGGCTGCCGCCGTTGGACTCCTCCCCCGCCCTCGACGAGCTGCTCGGCCCGGTCGGTGTGGACCCGGTACGCGGGCTCACCGTCGGCAATCCCGAGCTGCACGGCGCCCTCCAGGTGCCGGTGGCCATGGTCGACAAGCCGTTCGAGCAGCGCCGGGACCTGTTGTGGCTGGCCCTGGACGGGGCGGCCGGCCACGTGGCGGTGGTGGGCACCACGCTTAGCGGCCGGTCCACCCTGTTGCGGACGCTGATCTGCGCGCTGGCCCTCACTCATACTCCGGCCGAGGCGCAGGTCTACTGCCTCGACCTCGGCGGGGCGCTCGGCGCGCTGCGCGACCTGCCGCACGTCGGCGGGGTCAGCGGGCGGGCCGACGACACCGCCGTACGCCGGACGGTCGGGGAGATCGTCACCCTGCTGGCCGAACGGGAGCGGCGCTTCGCCGAGGCGGGCGTGGAGTCGATGGCGGCCTGGCGACGGCGGCGGGCCGCGGCGCTGGCCGGCGGGCAGCCCCACACCGACCCGTTCGGCGACGTGTTCCTGGTCATCGACAGCTGGAACAGCCTGCGCACCGACTACGAGGACCTGGAACCGCTGGTCACCGAGCTGGCCACCCGGGGCCTGGCGTACGGGGTGCACGTGGTGGCCACTGCGCTGCGCTGGTCGGACTTCCGGCCGGCGATCCGGGACCTCTTCGGCTCGCGTCTGGAGCTGCGCCTCGGCGACCCGGCCGACTCGCATCTGGTCAAGCGCCCCGTCGCGGCGACGGTGCCCGAGAAGCAGCCGGGGCGGGGCATCACCGCCGACGGGCTGCACTTCCTCACCGCCGAGCCCCGGGTCACCGGGCTGGGCGGGGAGACGACCGACCTGGTCAAGGCGGTCGTCGCGGCCTGGACCGGCCCGCCGGCACCCCGGGTGCGGCTGCTCCCGCCGGTGCTGCCGTACGCCGAGTTGGACCAGAGCGGGACCAGCGGGCTCGCCTTCCCGATCGGGGTCGCCGAGGCCGACCTGCGCCCGGTGGTGCTGGACTTCGCCACCGAGCCGAACTTCATGGTGTTCGGCGACGCCGAGTGCGGCAAGTCGTCGTTCCTGCGCGCGTTGGCCACCTCGATCGTCAACCGGTTCCCGCCCGAGCAGGCCCGGGTGATGCTGGTGGACTACCGGCGCAGCCTGATGGGGACGATCGAGACGGCGCACCTGATCGGGTACGGCACGGCGGCGCCGCACACCACCGAGCTGATCGAGTCGGCGGCCAGCTACCTGCAGGGGCGGATCCCCGGGCCGAACGTCACCCCGGCGGAGCTGCGCAGCCGGTCATGGTGGACCGGGCCGGAGCTGTTCGTGCTGGTGGACGACTACGACCTGGTGGCCGGCGGGCCGACGAACCCGCTGCGCGCGCTGGAGGAGCACCTGCCGCACGCCCGGGACGTCGGCCTGCACCTGGTGCTGGCCCGTCGCAGCGGCGGGGCCGGGCGGACCTCGTACGAGTCGATCGTCCAGCGGCTGCGGGAACTTTCGACGCCTGGCCTGGTCATGTCCGGCGGGCCGGAGGAGGGGCCGCTCGTCGGCCAGGTGAAGGCCGGTCCGCTGCCGCCCGGCCGGGGCCGCCTCGTCACCCGCCGGGAGGGCGTACGCCTGGTGCAACTGGCCCATCTGCCGCCGGGTTGA
- the eccD gene encoding type VII secretion integral membrane protein EccD codes for MTTGLARVTISAPQRRVDVALPEQIPLAELLPEVLRHAGEGLADDGERHGGWVLRRTDGAVLATAQALLPQGVRDGEVLHLVPARAEWPELEYDDVVEAIADGARRRGAAWSPAATRAAALAGAGVPLAVGLLAALAAGPGQRAGWPVAAAVSLLLVLAATVASRAYADGPAGATLGGYALPYAAAAGALAVGSGDPVGPFGPLPWVGAPELLAGSVALLLVAVLGLLGVASRSRFFVAGATAGAAGALAALGGLFLGPAGTAAVLLCVLVFALGGLPLLAIRLGKVPLPPITLPPTTPGGGPGGVRDLPDRGRVYAAVARTEEMLTGMLLGHALLAVTAAAVLVTTGGWSGRLLAAVGCGVLLLRSRLFVAVRHRVPPVAAGLAGYLLLGAALIGPAGPGGRLALAVGGLTLALLAVAAGTTYARRPVSPYLGRLADLADTALVVSVVPVACAVLHLYDRARGLLG; via the coding sequence ATGACGACCGGGCTGGCCCGGGTCACGATCAGCGCCCCTCAGCGACGGGTGGACGTGGCCCTGCCGGAGCAGATACCGCTGGCCGAGTTGCTGCCCGAGGTGCTCCGGCACGCCGGAGAGGGGCTCGCCGACGACGGCGAACGGCACGGCGGCTGGGTGCTGCGCCGCACCGACGGCGCGGTCCTGGCCACCGCGCAGGCGCTGCTGCCCCAGGGCGTGCGCGACGGCGAGGTGCTGCACCTCGTCCCGGCCCGGGCCGAGTGGCCCGAGCTGGAGTACGACGACGTGGTCGAGGCGATCGCCGACGGGGCCCGGCGGCGGGGTGCCGCCTGGTCGCCGGCCGCCACCCGGGCCGCCGCGCTGGCGGGGGCGGGCGTGCCGCTGGCCGTGGGGCTGCTCGCCGCGCTGGCCGCCGGCCCCGGACAGCGGGCCGGCTGGCCGGTCGCCGCCGCCGTGAGCCTGCTCCTCGTGCTCGCCGCCACCGTCGCCTCCCGCGCGTACGCGGACGGGCCGGCCGGCGCCACCCTCGGCGGCTACGCCCTGCCGTACGCCGCCGCGGCCGGGGCCCTCGCGGTCGGCTCCGGCGACCCGGTCGGGCCGTTCGGGCCGCTGCCCTGGGTGGGTGCCCCCGAGCTGCTGGCCGGCTCGGTGGCGCTGCTGCTGGTGGCGGTGCTCGGCCTGCTCGGGGTGGCGAGCCGGTCCCGGTTCTTCGTGGCCGGGGCCACCGCCGGGGCGGCCGGCGCGCTAGCCGCCCTCGGTGGGCTCTTCCTCGGCCCGGCGGGCACCGCCGCGGTGCTGCTGTGCGTGCTGGTCTTCGCCCTCGGCGGGCTGCCGCTGCTGGCCATCCGGCTCGGCAAGGTGCCGCTGCCGCCGATCACCCTGCCGCCCACCACCCCGGGCGGCGGCCCCGGCGGCGTCCGCGACCTGCCCGACCGGGGCCGGGTGTACGCCGCGGTCGCCCGGACCGAGGAGATGCTGACCGGGATGCTGCTCGGGCACGCCCTGCTCGCGGTCACCGCCGCGGCGGTGCTGGTCACGACCGGCGGGTGGTCCGGCCGGCTGCTGGCGGCGGTCGGCTGCGGCGTGCTGCTGCTGCGCTCCCGGCTGTTCGTGGCCGTACGCCACCGGGTGCCCCCGGTCGCCGCCGGGCTGGCCGGGTACCTCCTGCTCGGTGCGGCGCTCATCGGTCCCGCCGGCCCCGGCGGTCGGCTCGCCCTGGCCGTCGGCGGGCTCACCCTGGCCCTGCTCGCCGTCGCCGCCGGCACCACGTACGCGCGCCGCCCGGTCTCCCCGTACCTCGGTCGCCTGGCCGACCTGGCCGACACCGCGCTGGTGGTCTCCGTGGTGCCGGTGGCCTGCGCGGTGCTGCACCTCTACGACCGGGCCCGCGGGTTGCTCGGCTGA
- a CDS encoding inorganic diphosphatase, translating into MDFDVTVEIPKGHRNKYEVDHVTGRIRLDRTLFTSTQYPADYGFIEGTLGEDGDPLDALVLVPEPTFPGCLIRCRTIGMFRMTDEKGGDDKVLCVPYEDPRQEHLRDIHHLGEFDRLEIQHFFEVYKDLEPGKSVEGATWVGRTEAEAEIQASFRRAKEAAERGEH; encoded by the coding sequence ATGGATTTCGACGTCACGGTTGAGATCCCGAAGGGTCACCGCAACAAGTACGAGGTGGACCACGTGACCGGCCGGATCCGGCTGGACCGCACCCTCTTCACCTCCACGCAGTACCCGGCCGACTACGGCTTCATCGAGGGCACCCTGGGCGAGGACGGCGACCCGCTGGACGCGCTGGTCCTGGTCCCCGAGCCCACCTTCCCGGGCTGCCTGATCCGCTGTCGCACCATCGGCATGTTCCGGATGACCGACGAGAAGGGCGGCGACGACAAGGTCCTCTGCGTTCCCTACGAGGACCCGCGCCAGGAGCACCTGCGGGACATCCACCACCTGGGTGAGTTCGACCGGCTGGAGATCCAGCACTTCTTCGAGGTGTACAAGGACCTGGAGCCCGGCAAGTCGGTCGAGGGCGCGACCTGGGTGGGCCGCACCGAGGCCGAGGCCGAGATCCAGGCCTCGTTCCGGCGGGCCAAGGAGGCCGCCGAGCGCGGCGAGCACTGA
- the dacB gene encoding D-alanyl-D-alanine carboxypeptidase/D-alanyl-D-alanine endopeptidase produces MPVSPPLPPYGAAPPPPPPPPPPRRRLRLVAALSAVLIVVLAGVGLVVVRPGPVAGWLGGGAAPKASAQPPEPDPPAVLAGADPNAPLPTPEGVRAALEPLVRAAALGDRVNVSVADVATGQELYGRGQDDATVPASVTKLATGVAVLAARGPAYRIPTRAVAGAAPGEVVLVGGGDPTLAVDKDGFYQGAARLDDLAGQVRKALGGTAPTKVTVDSSLFSGPVYEPGWDDDIPTGGYGAAITALTTDAARRDPAAARKDFDDNHAAERVPQPDLTAGRHFAKLLGLSGDADEVKRGTAPAASGASAGAAATPGTELGKVESLPMIRLVDIMISDSDNVIAEYLARQVALAKGKPASFVGGAAATDQVLGELGLPADEISLADGSGLSRTNRISPSLLTDLITLAGNGSHPELAAIFGGLPVGGWSGTLDSRYQQAATKAGAGVVRAKTGTLSHVNAIAGLVTTADGRLLTFAVLTDRTPDTLDDTRDALDRISSALAGCGCR; encoded by the coding sequence ATGCCGGTGAGCCCGCCCCTCCCGCCGTACGGGGCCGCCCCACCCCCACCCCCACCCCCGCCGCCCCCGCGCCGTCGGCTCCGGCTGGTGGCGGCGCTCTCCGCCGTGCTGATCGTCGTCCTGGCCGGCGTCGGGCTGGTCGTGGTCCGCCCCGGCCCGGTCGCCGGCTGGCTCGGTGGCGGGGCCGCGCCGAAGGCGAGTGCCCAGCCGCCCGAGCCCGACCCACCCGCCGTGCTCGCCGGCGCGGACCCCAACGCGCCGCTGCCGACTCCGGAAGGGGTACGTGCCGCGCTCGAACCGCTGGTCCGCGCCGCCGCGCTCGGCGACCGGGTGAACGTGTCGGTGGCCGACGTGGCCACCGGCCAGGAGTTGTACGGCCGCGGGCAGGACGACGCCACCGTCCCCGCCTCGGTGACCAAACTGGCGACCGGGGTGGCCGTGCTGGCCGCCCGGGGTCCGGCGTACCGGATTCCCACCCGGGCGGTGGCCGGCGCGGCCCCCGGCGAGGTGGTCCTCGTCGGCGGCGGCGACCCGACCCTCGCCGTCGACAAGGACGGCTTCTACCAGGGCGCGGCCCGCCTCGACGACCTGGCCGGCCAGGTACGCAAGGCGCTCGGCGGCACCGCACCGACGAAGGTGACCGTCGACTCGTCCCTGTTCTCCGGCCCGGTGTACGAGCCCGGCTGGGACGACGACATCCCCACCGGCGGCTACGGCGCGGCGATCACCGCGCTGACGACCGACGCCGCGCGGCGGGACCCCGCGGCGGCCCGGAAGGACTTCGACGACAACCACGCGGCCGAGCGGGTGCCGCAGCCGGACCTGACCGCCGGCCGGCATTTCGCGAAGCTCCTCGGGCTATCCGGCGACGCCGACGAGGTGAAGCGGGGCACCGCACCCGCCGCCTCCGGAGCCTCCGCCGGGGCGGCCGCCACACCCGGCACCGAACTGGGCAAGGTCGAGTCGCTGCCGATGATCCGGCTGGTCGACATCATGATCAGTGACAGCGACAACGTCATCGCGGAGTACCTGGCCCGGCAGGTGGCGCTGGCCAAGGGCAAGCCGGCCTCGTTCGTGGGGGGCGCCGCCGCCACCGACCAGGTGCTCGGCGAGCTGGGCCTGCCGGCCGACGAGATCAGCCTGGCCGACGGCAGCGGGCTGTCCCGGACCAACCGGATCAGCCCGTCCCTGCTCACCGACCTGATCACCCTCGCCGGCAACGGCAGCCACCCGGAGCTGGCGGCGATCTTCGGCGGTCTGCCGGTCGGCGGCTGGTCCGGCACCCTGGACAGCCGCTACCAGCAGGCGGCGACGAAGGCCGGGGCCGGCGTGGTCCGGGCCAAGACCGGCACGCTGAGCCACGTCAACGCGATCGCCGGGCTGGTCACCACCGCCGACGGGCGGCTGCTCACGTTCGCCGTGCTCACCGACCGGACCCCGGACACCCTCGACGACACCCGGGATGCCCTCGACCGGATCAGCTCCGCCCTCGCCGGCTGCGGCTGCCGCTGA
- a CDS encoding zinc-dependent metalloprotease, with protein MAQFVDWDLAAATAGALGKSGPRVSYAEATEVVGELRRLTEEAAGHVADYTGLRAQVTHPPVRVVDRRDWAAANIDGLREVIGPLVNRLSGDKRPGPLTEAIGSRLTGVQAGTVLAYLSGRVLGQYEVFAGDPGQLLLVAPNIVEVERKLQADPRDFRLWVCLHEVTHRTQFTAVPWMRAYFLSEVQAFVDAAQGGEHLLERLRRGVATLADAVKDPESRASVLDLVQTPAQRAVLDRLTALMTLLEGHAEFVMDGVGPQVIPSVESIRAAFNRRRESGNPLEKAIRRLLGIEVKMRQYAEGRKFVHGVVDRVGMAGFNKIFASPLTLPRLDELGDPEAWVARVHGGPAGAAPVAS; from the coding sequence ATGGCGCAGTTCGTGGACTGGGATCTGGCCGCCGCCACCGCGGGGGCGCTGGGCAAGTCGGGCCCCCGAGTGTCGTACGCCGAGGCCACCGAGGTGGTCGGCGAGCTGCGCCGGCTGACCGAGGAGGCGGCCGGGCACGTCGCGGACTACACCGGCCTGCGCGCCCAGGTCACCCACCCCCCGGTACGCGTGGTGGACCGCCGGGACTGGGCCGCCGCCAACATCGACGGGCTGCGCGAGGTGATCGGCCCGCTGGTGAACCGCCTCTCGGGCGACAAGCGCCCCGGGCCGCTGACCGAGGCGATCGGCTCCCGCCTCACCGGGGTGCAGGCCGGCACGGTCCTGGCGTACCTCTCCGGCCGGGTGCTCGGCCAGTACGAGGTCTTTGCCGGCGACCCCGGCCAGCTGCTGCTGGTCGCGCCGAACATCGTCGAGGTGGAGCGGAAGCTGCAGGCCGACCCCCGCGACTTCCGGCTCTGGGTGTGCCTGCACGAGGTGACCCACCGGACCCAGTTCACCGCGGTGCCGTGGATGCGGGCGTACTTCCTCAGCGAGGTGCAGGCGTTCGTGGACGCCGCGCAGGGCGGCGAGCACCTGCTGGAGCGGCTGCGGCGGGGCGTCGCCACCCTGGCCGACGCGGTGAAGGACCCGGAGAGCCGGGCCAGCGTGCTGGACCTCGTGCAGACCCCGGCGCAGCGGGCCGTGCTCGACCGGCTCACCGCGCTGATGACCCTGCTCGAGGGGCACGCCGAATTCGTCATGGACGGCGTCGGTCCCCAGGTGATCCCCAGCGTCGAATCGATCCGGGCGGCGTTCAACCGCCGCCGGGAGTCCGGCAACCCGCTGGAGAAGGCGATCCGCCGACTGCTCGGCATCGAGGTCAAGATGCGCCAGTACGCCGAGGGGCGCAAGTTCGTGCACGGGGTGGTCGACCGGGTCGGCATGGCCGGCTTCAACAAGATCTTCGCTTCGCCGCTCACCCTGCCCCGGCTCGACGAGCTGGGCGACCCGGAGGCCTGGGTGGCCCGGGTGCACGGGGGACCGGCCGGCGCCGCCCCGGTGGCCAGCTGA
- the tilS gene encoding tRNA lysidine(34) synthetase TilS codes for MRAPQSRTKSSSAALAPPVAAIRVAVRRALTELSGAGPVLVACSGGADSLALAAATAFVAPRLGRRAGLVTVDHGLQPGSAERAEAVAGWASGQGLDPVEAVPVRVDGRTGGPEAAAREARYEALVDAARRHDAAAVLLGHTRDDQAETVLLALARGAGPRGLAGMPERRELAGVALLRPLLDIAREDTRTACAALGLIPWDDPHNVDPVYARARVRADALPALVRALGPGVVDNLARTARQIAADTAALDELAAAALADVRAAAGGLAVEALAGLPPAVRTRVLHAWARELGAAPAALSHRHVAALDALVTDWHGQGAVHLPGGLPVVRRDGRLTT; via the coding sequence TTGCGAGCCCCGCAGTCGCGAACGAAGAGCAGTTCCGCCGCGCTCGCGCCGCCGGTCGCCGCCATCCGGGTCGCCGTACGCCGGGCGTTGACCGAGCTGTCCGGGGCTGGGCCGGTGTTGGTGGCCTGCTCCGGCGGTGCCGACTCGCTGGCGCTGGCCGCCGCGACCGCCTTCGTCGCGCCGCGCCTCGGCCGGCGCGCCGGCCTGGTGACCGTCGACCATGGTCTGCAGCCGGGCTCGGCTGAACGGGCCGAGGCGGTCGCCGGCTGGGCGTCCGGGCAGGGCCTGGACCCGGTCGAGGCGGTGCCCGTGCGGGTCGACGGGCGTACCGGGGGCCCGGAGGCGGCGGCCCGGGAGGCCCGCTACGAGGCGCTGGTCGACGCCGCCCGCCGGCACGACGCCGCCGCCGTACTGCTCGGCCACACCCGCGACGACCAGGCCGAAACCGTGCTGCTCGCGCTCGCCCGGGGTGCCGGCCCGCGCGGGCTGGCCGGCATGCCGGAGCGCCGCGAGCTGGCCGGGGTCGCGTTGCTGCGCCCGCTGCTCGACATCGCTCGGGAGGACACCCGCACGGCGTGCGCCGCGCTCGGCCTGATTCCCTGGGACGACCCGCACAACGTCGACCCGGTGTACGCCCGCGCCCGGGTCCGTGCCGACGCGCTGCCGGCCCTGGTCCGGGCGCTCGGGCCCGGGGTGGTGGACAACCTCGCCCGGACCGCCCGTCAGATCGCGGCCGACACCGCCGCCCTCGACGAGTTGGCCGCCGCCGCGCTCGCCGACGTGCGGGCCGCCGCGGGCGGGCTCGCCGTCGAGGCGCTGGCCGGGCTGCCGCCGGCGGTACGCACCCGGGTGCTGCACGCCTGGGCCCGGGAGTTGGGTGCCGCGCCGGCGGCCCTGTCGCACCGGCATGTCGCCGCGCTGGACGCCCTGGTCACCGACTGGCACGGCCAGGGTGCCGTGCACCTGCCCGGCGGGCTGCCCGTGGTCCGCCGCGACGGTCGGCTGACCACCTGA